In one Corallococcus sp. EGB genomic region, the following are encoded:
- the pyk gene encoding pyruvate kinase yields MRRAKIVCTLGPASQTPEMLEALLEAGMDVARLNFSHGSHEQHQANIDMLRAASLKVRKAVGILGDLQGPKIRTGRFITGSTELKPGGVFHITTDETVKGTDEIVSTTYPHLAADVNPGDRILLDDGLLELRVLETDKKQLIKTEVVHGGTLKNNKGINLPGVAVRADALTPKDREDLIFGLKAGVDYIALSFVRQPSDLDSARQAMAEVGRTVPIISKLEKPEAIARLDAILDKTDGVMVARGDLGVEIPPEEVPAVQKDIIRRSNLRGLPVIVATQMLNSMIDNPRPTRAEASDVANAVYDGADALMLSGETASGKFPTDSVQMMERIILAAESSARAQLQPRVIEAPLGLPLHFPDVIARVACEAAKASGATLIAAFTLSGVTARLLAHYRPTVPIVAFSPNQEVRRRLSLLWGVVPRVLEPIQETETMLRRVEEELVSRGLARRGDRIVVVFGAPVGQPGKINSLRLHTISA; encoded by the coding sequence ATGCGACGAGCAAAGATTGTCTGCACCCTCGGCCCGGCCAGTCAGACCCCGGAGATGTTGGAAGCGCTGCTGGAGGCCGGCATGGATGTGGCCCGGCTCAACTTCTCCCACGGCAGCCACGAGCAGCATCAGGCGAACATCGACATGCTGCGCGCGGCCTCGCTGAAGGTGCGCAAGGCGGTGGGCATCCTGGGCGACCTGCAGGGGCCCAAGATCCGCACCGGCCGCTTCATCACCGGCAGCACGGAGCTCAAGCCGGGCGGCGTCTTCCACATCACCACGGATGAGACGGTGAAGGGCACGGATGAAATCGTGTCCACCACGTACCCGCACCTGGCGGCGGACGTGAACCCGGGCGACCGCATCCTGCTGGATGACGGCCTGCTGGAGCTGCGCGTCCTGGAGACGGACAAGAAGCAGCTCATCAAGACGGAGGTGGTGCACGGCGGCACGCTGAAGAACAACAAGGGCATCAACCTGCCCGGCGTGGCGGTGCGCGCGGACGCGCTCACGCCCAAGGACCGCGAGGACCTCATCTTCGGCCTCAAGGCGGGCGTGGACTACATCGCGCTGTCCTTCGTGCGCCAGCCGTCGGACCTGGACTCCGCGCGCCAGGCCATGGCGGAGGTGGGCCGCACGGTGCCCATCATCTCCAAGCTGGAGAAGCCGGAGGCCATCGCGCGCCTGGACGCCATCCTCGACAAGACGGACGGCGTGATGGTGGCCCGCGGCGACCTGGGCGTGGAGATTCCCCCGGAAGAGGTGCCCGCCGTCCAGAAGGACATCATCCGGCGCTCCAACCTGCGCGGCCTGCCCGTCATCGTGGCCACGCAGATGCTCAACTCGATGATCGACAACCCGCGCCCCACGCGCGCGGAGGCCAGCGACGTGGCCAACGCCGTCTACGACGGCGCGGACGCGCTGATGCTCTCGGGTGAGACGGCGAGCGGCAAGTTCCCCACGGACTCCGTGCAGATGATGGAGCGCATCATCCTGGCGGCCGAGTCCTCCGCGCGCGCGCAGCTGCAGCCACGCGTCATTGAAGCCCCGCTGGGCCTGCCGCTGCACTTCCCGGACGTCATCGCGCGCGTGGCGTGCGAGGCGGCCAAGGCCAGCGGCGCCACGCTCATCGCGGCCTTCACGCTGTCGGGCGTGACGGCGCGCCTGCTCGCGCACTACCGGCCCACGGTGCCCATCGTCGCGTTCAGCCCGAACCAGGAGGTGCGCCGCCGCCTGTCGCTGCTCTGGGGCGTGGTGCCGCGCGTGCTGGAGCCCATCCAGGAGACGGAGACCATGCTCCGCCGCGTGGAGGAGGAGCTGGTGTCGCGGGGCCTCGCGCGCCGGGGCGACCGCATCGTGGTGGTGTTCGGCGCGCCGGTGGGCCAGCCGGGCAAGATCAACAGCCTCCGGCTGCACACCATCAGCGCCTGA